The genomic region CAGCGAGGTCGACGTTGTTGGTGCCGGTGGCGGTCACCAGGATTAGCTTCAGCTCGGGGCAGGCCGCCAGGGTCTCGGCATTCAGCGCGATCTTGTTGCTGATCGCCACCTGCGCGCCTTGCAGGCGTTCGATAATGTTTTCGGGTGTGGTCTGCTGGTGCAGGCTCAGCTCGCTGAAGAGTGCCCGCAACCCGCTGAGGTCCAGGTCCCCGAGGTCCAGGGAAGGGTGATCAAGGAAGACGGCGCGGCGATTGTTCATTATCAACTGTACCTTTTGCGGCGAGGTTCGAAGGCGTAATCTGCCGAGCCTATCAGATGAAATAATCAGTTACTTCCAGGAGTGTGCATGTACCTCACCGAGTTCTTGACCGTGGCACTGATTCACCTGTTGGCGGTGGCCAGCCCTGGCCCGGATTTCGCCGTGGTGGTGCGTGAAAGCGTGACCCATGGCCGGCGCGCCGGCACCTGGACGGCATTGGGCGTCGGTTCGGCGATTTTCCTCCACGTGGGGTATTCGCTGCTGGGCATCGGCTTGATCGTGTCCCAGTCCATCGTGTTGTTCAACGCATTGAAATGGGCGGCGGCGGCCTACCTGCTGTACATCGGCTTCAAGGCCCTGCGCGCCCAGCCGGCCAAGCCTGCCAGTGAAGAAGACCTGCACCTGGAAGTGGGTGAGCGTACCGCCCGTGGCGCGTTCACCTCCGGTTTCGTCACCAACGGCTTGAACCCCAAGGCCACGCTGTTCTTCCTGTCGCTGTTCACCGTGGTGATCAATCCCCACACGCCGCTGGCGATCCAGGCCGGTTACGGACTGTACCTGGCCGTGGCGACCGCGATCTGGTTTTGCCTGGTTGCCATGCTGTTCAGCCAGCAACGCGTGCGTGCCGGTTTTGCACGCATGGGCCACTGGTTCGACCGCACCATGGGCGCGGTGCTGATTGCGATCGGTGTGAAGCTGGCGTTTACCAGCATGAAATAAGCCGGATGCTGGCGCAAAGCTAGCATTCATTGGGCTCTGCAAATCATTCCTTTGGCTGATTTGGCTGAAACATAAGCGCTCTAAAGTGCAGATGTTTCAGCCAAGACCGTGCAGTCAGATAAGGGATTCGTATGTTGCAGACTCGTGTTATCCCGCCCGCCGAAGGCGCCTACCAATACCCGCTGTTGATCAAACGCCTGTTGATGTCCGGGACACGCTACGAGAAGACCCGGGAAATCGTCTACCGCGACCAGTTGCGTTACACCTATCCGACCCTGATCGAGCGCGTCGCCCGCCTGGCCAATGTGCTGACCGAGGCCGGGGTCAAGGCCGGTGACACGGTGGCTGTGATGGACTGGGACAGCCATCGCTACCTGGAATGCATGTTTGCCATCCCGATGATTGGCGCGGTGATCCACACCATCAACGTGCGCCTGTCGCCGGAGCAGATTCTCTACACCATGAACCACGCCGAGGACCGCTTTGTGTTGGTCAACAGTGAGTTTGTGGGCCTTTACCAAGCTATCGCCGGCCACCTCACCACCGTCGACAAAACCCTGCTACTCACTGATGGCGCGGACAAAACCGCCGAGCTGCCCAACCTCGTAGGTGAGTATGAAACGCTGCTGGCAGCAGCAAGCCCTCGCTACGATTTCCAGGACTTCGACGAAAACTCCGTCGCCACCACCTTCTACACCACCGGCACCACCGGCAATCCCAAAGGCGTGTATTTCACCCATCGCCAACTGGTGCTGCACACCATGGGCGTGGCGACCATCATGGGCAGCGTCGACAGCGTGCGCCTGCTGGGCACCAACGACGTCTACATGCCGATCACCCCGATGTTCCATGTGCACGCCTGGGGCTTGCCCTATGTGGCGACCATGCTCGGCCTGAAGCAGGTTTATCCTGGCCGCTACGACCCCGAATACCTGGTGGAGTTGTGGCGTAAAGAGAAGGTCACGTTCTCCCATTGCGTACCGACCATCCTGCAAATGGTGCTCAACGCCAAGGCTGGCCAGGGCGTGGATTTCGGCGGCTGGAAAATCGTCATCGGCGGCAGCGCGCTCAATCGTTCGCTGTATGAAGCGTCGAAGGCTCGCGGGATTCAGCTGACGGCGGCGTACGGCATGTCCGAGACCGGGCCGCTGGTGTCCTGCGCCCACCTCAATGAAGAATTGATGGCCGGCACCGAAGACGAACGCACCACCTACCGCATCAAGGCCGGCGTGCCCGGGCCGCTGGTGGAGGCTGCGATCATCGACGGCGACGGCAACTTCCTGCCTGCCGACGGCGAATCCCAGGGCGAGCTGGTGCTGCGCGCGCCATGGCTCAGCGAAGGCTATTTCAACGAGCCGGAGAAGGGCGCCGAGCTGTGGGCCGGCGGCTGGATGCACACCGGCGACGTGGCCACCCTCGACGCCTTCGGCGTGATCGATATTCGCGACCGCATCAAGGACGTGATCAAGACCGGCGGCGAATGGATCTCCTCCCTGGCGCTGGAAGACCTGGTCAGCCGTCACCCGGCGGTACGCGAAGTAGCGGTGGTCGGGATTGCCGACCCGCAGTGGGGCGAACGCCCGTTTGCGTTGCTGGTGGTGCGTGATGGCCATGTGATAGGGGCCAAGGAGCTCAAGGAACATCTCAAGCCATTCGTGGAGTTGGGTCACTTGAGCAAGTGGGCGATTCCAAGCCAGATCGCCGTTGTTACGGAAATTCCCAAGACCAGCGTAGGCAAGCTCGACAAAAAACGTATCCGTATCGACATCATCGAATGGCAGGCCAACAACAGCACCTTCCTCTCGACCCTCTGACGCTGGTTGCCGTGCCCTCATGGGCACGGCAGCGCTCTAGCCCAACCCTTCACTTGTGATTTACCAATTTTCAGCCATCCTTGCCGCGCTGGTCTTCGCCAGCATGGCGAAAGGGTTGTGGCAGACGGGTTGGTGATGCAAATCACACTTTAGAGGGATCAAGCGCTACCCCCTGCTGGCTATAGTTCATCCCAGAGTTTTTCAAGGTGCGGTGCTGTGAACCTGGCGGGTTCATCTGTTCGCCCGGCATTGGAATTGTTGTATTCCGGCCGTTACAAGCCCTTAGAAACGACTCACTGCCATAACAATAATGCACATGGAGTAGCGTCGATGATCTCAGCACACCAGTTCTGGCGCCGGGCGAAACTGCCTTTGGCCGTCAGCCTCGCCTCTACGCTCGCCGGGCCCGCATTCGGCGTCAGTTTCAACATCGGTGAAATCGAAGGCAGCTTCGACTCGTCCCTGTCGGTAGGGGCGAGTTGGTCGACTGCGGGTCGCAACAAGGACCTGATCGGTGCCAACAACGGCGGCAGAGGGTTGTCGCAAACCTCGGATGACGGTCACCTGAACTTCGACAAAGGTGATTCCTTCTCGAAGATCTTCAAGGGTATCCATGACCTTGAGTTGAAATACGGCGACACCGGCGTGTTTGTCCGGGGCAAGTACTGGTATGACTTCAAGCTTAAAGACGACGACCTCGATTTCAAGAACATCAGCGACAACAACCGCCCAACAGGCGCCCGATCTTCCGGCGGGCAGATTCTCGACGCCTTCGTCTACCACAACTACTCGATTGGTGATGAACCGGGTTCCGTACGGTTGGGCAAGCAGGTAGTGAGCTGGGGTGAGAGCACGTTCATTGGTGGCGGTATCAACGCCATCAACCCGATCGACGTGGCTGCATTCCGTCGTCCGGGGGCCGAGATCAAGGAGGGCCTGATTCCGGTCAACATGTTCTACCTGTCGCAAACGCTGACCGACAACCTGTCGGCTGAAGGCTTCTATCAGATCGGTTGGGACAAGACCGTGACCGATAACTGCGGCACGTTTTTCTCGCAGCCCGACATCATTACCACCGGCTGTAACGATAATTTGCGGGTGTTGAACAAGCGTTCCACGATCAACCCGGCCGCTTTGCCGAGCTTGGCCGCCTTGGGCGTCGACGTTAATGACGAGGGCGTCCTGGTGCGCCGCGGTCCGAACCGTAACGCACGTGACGGCGGCCAATACGGCGTCGCAATGCACTACAACTTTGAGCCGCTGGACACCGAGTTCGGCGCCTACTACATGAACTACCACAGCCGTGCGCCGATTTTCAGTGCAACCGGCGCGCCTCAGTCGGTCTACGACAGAGCCAGGCCTTTGGGTCAGGCAGCTGCACTGGTGGTGGCGGGCAACTCGCAATACTTCGTTGAGTATCCGGAAGACATCCACCTCTTTGGCTTGAGTTTCTCCACCACGTTGCCTACCGGCACGGCATGGAGCGGCGAGTTGAGCTACCGGCCCAACGCGCCTGTGCAGTTGAACTCCACCGACATCCTGTTTGCCGGCGTTCGCCCTCTGGGCTTCCCGGTGCTCAAGGATGCTTCGTTGTTAAGCGGTGTACCAGGCCAGGATTTGCATGGTTATCGCCGTAAGGAAATCACTCAACTCCAAACCACGTTCACCCACTTCTTTGACCAGGTCATGGGCGCCAGCCGCCTGACGCTGGTGGGTGAGGTCGGTATGACCTATGTCGGTGGGTTGGAGAGCAAGTCCAAGGTTCGCTATGGCCGTGATCCGGTGTTTGGCCCGGGTACCCTGCCTAACGGCGCGTGTGCGGCTTTGAACAACTCTACCGCCCAAGGTGCTGGCCTTCCCAATGCTAACGGCCTGAACACCAGTTGCAACAACGACGGCTTCACTACTGCAACTTCGTGGGGCTACCGTGGCCGTGCGATCTGGGAATACCCGGATGTGTTTGCCGGCGTCAACCTCAAACCCAACGTGGCCTGGTCCCATGACGTTAAGGGTTACTCGCCTGGCCCTG from Pseudomonas yamanorum harbors:
- a CDS encoding LysE family translocator, coding for MYLTEFLTVALIHLLAVASPGPDFAVVVRESVTHGRRAGTWTALGVGSAIFLHVGYSLLGIGLIVSQSIVLFNALKWAAAAYLLYIGFKALRAQPAKPASEEDLHLEVGERTARGAFTSGFVTNGLNPKATLFFLSLFTVVINPHTPLAIQAGYGLYLAVATAIWFCLVAMLFSQQRVRAGFARMGHWFDRTMGAVLIAIGVKLAFTSMK
- a CDS encoding fatty acid--CoA ligase gives rise to the protein MLQTRVIPPAEGAYQYPLLIKRLLMSGTRYEKTREIVYRDQLRYTYPTLIERVARLANVLTEAGVKAGDTVAVMDWDSHRYLECMFAIPMIGAVIHTINVRLSPEQILYTMNHAEDRFVLVNSEFVGLYQAIAGHLTTVDKTLLLTDGADKTAELPNLVGEYETLLAAASPRYDFQDFDENSVATTFYTTGTTGNPKGVYFTHRQLVLHTMGVATIMGSVDSVRLLGTNDVYMPITPMFHVHAWGLPYVATMLGLKQVYPGRYDPEYLVELWRKEKVTFSHCVPTILQMVLNAKAGQGVDFGGWKIVIGGSALNRSLYEASKARGIQLTAAYGMSETGPLVSCAHLNEELMAGTEDERTTYRIKAGVPGPLVEAAIIDGDGNFLPADGESQGELVLRAPWLSEGYFNEPEKGAELWAGGWMHTGDVATLDAFGVIDIRDRIKDVIKTGGEWISSLALEDLVSRHPAVREVAVVGIADPQWGERPFALLVVRDGHVIGAKELKEHLKPFVELGHLSKWAIPSQIAVVTEIPKTSVGKLDKKRIRIDIIEWQANNSTFLSTL
- a CDS encoding DUF1302 domain-containing protein, which translates into the protein MISAHQFWRRAKLPLAVSLASTLAGPAFGVSFNIGEIEGSFDSSLSVGASWSTAGRNKDLIGANNGGRGLSQTSDDGHLNFDKGDSFSKIFKGIHDLELKYGDTGVFVRGKYWYDFKLKDDDLDFKNISDNNRPTGARSSGGQILDAFVYHNYSIGDEPGSVRLGKQVVSWGESTFIGGGINAINPIDVAAFRRPGAEIKEGLIPVNMFYLSQTLTDNLSAEGFYQIGWDKTVTDNCGTFFSQPDIITTGCNDNLRVLNKRSTINPAALPSLAALGVDVNDEGVLVRRGPNRNARDGGQYGVAMHYNFEPLDTEFGAYYMNYHSRAPIFSATGAPQSVYDRARPLGQAAALVVAGNSQYFVEYPEDIHLFGLSFSTTLPTGTAWSGELSYRPNAPVQLNSTDILFAGVRPLGFPVLKDASLLSGVPGQDLHGYRRKEITQLQTTFTHFFDQVMGASRLTLVGEVGMTYVGGLESKSKVRYGRDPVFGPGTLPNGACAALNNSTAQGAGLPNANGLNTSCNNDGFTTATSWGYRGRAIWEYPDVFAGVNLKPNVAWSHDVKGYSPGPGGNFEEGRKAISLGLDAEYQNTYTASLAYTNFFGGDYSTVDDRDFVALSVGVNF